The Cydia pomonella isolate Wapato2018A chromosome 22, ilCydPomo1, whole genome shotgun sequence genomic interval TCAATTCCATCACACAATTGACGAAATAAATGAAGGTAACTATGATAAAGTTAATCATCTGGtttttactataataataaattataaatatgtaaacttgTGTAATCGTTTTCTTTTTGTTCTTATAGATACATTGAAGAACTCCAACATAACTGGAACCCTTGGTGTGAGAAAAGTCGATCCTGCCGTGAAAGCCAGCCGAAGATCCGGTCTGTTTGTTAATTCAACCAGTGATCCCCTTCATATAGAGTATAACCATCCAACAATATACAATAATCACATTACAGATAACAAAATTGAAACGTCTCATAATGCTGACCAAGACGTTGCTCTGGCCAACGAGAAAATGCACAATATTGTGAATTATACCCAAAACGTTAAAGATAAAGAACTATCTAAAATTGTAGTAAACGAATTGAAAAAAGGAGAAGAAACTATAGGTGATCCAAAAGCACCGGTAGCGTCTAATATTACGTTCACCCCTGAAAAAGATACTCTAACAGCAATGGCGTACATTGCCGGTAATCTATTGAATAAGCTATGGAATTTGGAGAGAGATTCAACTGATGATTCAATAGAAACAGATAATATGAAAAATCAGAAAATTGCCGATTTGcttgatttatttaaagaacCGTTGACTTATAGACAGGAAGTATTCTTAAAAGATGCTTTGGAACATTTATCAGAAGCAGTTCATAAGAATAaagataataaacatttttcactGTGTGAAACTGTAGATGAAATGAAAAAAGATATTGTAGGCGATGACAAAATACAAGAAgtcaaaaaagaagaaaaaaagcTGAGCAAGAATCTTAAAAGTGCAGATAATGCTTTGTCAAAATTAATTGAAGTTCttgatttgataaaaaaatacgaagTCGTACAAACAAATCTTCAAAGCATAAAGCATCCAAAAGATATATCAACTCTCTCTACTGAAACACCGTATTTACGTACAGATAAAAATGATAGTAGTTCACTTAACCTGTTTGGtaatattttggaaaaaattaccaatttacTTATGCCAAATAATAAAaggatgaaaaataaaataagaaatcaaaatatcttaagGAACGCTCATAATTTGGAAGAAGATGTTAAGaaaacatttaatattaatgtaGATGGAATGAAACTTACAGCTGCAGATAAACTAATTATGGATTATATAAATAGACTACAGTCAAACCCATGTCCATTGTCAAATCAGCAGGAAGATAAGTCAATTCGAAATAAGCAAAGCGACATATTACTTAATTTATCTgagttttttaaaataaaatcttactCCGATCTTATGAACATTGTTGACCCAAAACTACAAAAAACTTCAACTCAACCAACCCCAACGACGGTAAAATATCTGGAGAGTCGAAGAACGTCAGAAAATAACACAAGTACGGATATCGAGAACAATAATACGTTAAGTTTAAATGATAAACTTAAACTTCACCTAAAGGCCATAGTCAATGACCTAATTGAATTACAAAacgaaaaaggaaaaaatataaaatcaggAGATTTTAATATCACTGATGCATTGCcttgtattttaaaaattataaaccaAGAAAAAAATCAACTTAAAGGAACTAAGTATTATACACAGAGtgcattattaaataaaattaaaagtgttTTAGAAGCAgttaaaaaagatattagagAAATGCCTCAAAGTCGCAGGAGTATGAATACTGGTCCAAGGCCTAAATCAGTCGTAGTTTGGGAGCGTGTAGTTAAAAATTTAGATCAAAATCCTCAATCAAGCAGaagatttttcaaaattgtCAAACCTCAATCGTATGAAGTAGTGAAGAAAATGATAGATAATGTGGAATCAAATAGCTCTAACACGTATAAATCTGTAGCGCTAAGTAAAGATATACCAGCAGCTGAtaagttattgtttttaaagACTTTATCAATGGAGACTATTAATTATGCGGCCATAATAGGAAAGTTGCTTGTATTGAATCGTGAAAAGAAGTTACCGGAAAAAGATCTAGACGACCTTTTTGAATTTGTTGATACTGCAACCACAAATTTGGATTTAAACACAAAAGTCGTAAGAGATCTCGATAAGCCCAAGCAAAAAAGATTCAATGTTCT includes:
- the LOC133529961 gene encoding uncharacterized protein LOC133529961 isoform X3, with the translated sequence MQHKLLCLVVVVALVFIHVEAGLDPDNSMELKRLDDDEENELESEKHTNLGDHDEENEQDIEKTEDINEDMDPALSASNEEIEQEINTQNWGNDIEQNKREHEPPINTNRGLDFEPMKPDVAKQRGLKCVPGRTVVRMERKQVNQKVDDDDDYRRTHMNWQEDKTKEDCKICTCSIEGKDEYCSGRPARNLNECLVLARLSEELGSNMPFSHERELSNMIRRYGAQKGQRRPSCIPYVSEYSDCSEYTTCRGCNQCRCSSEGEWVCYKKKNTCTEDSELEIFEDGTEDNVVGTILQELAHQERDDRSKKRPTHLAPLPEKRQRATESPVLDFDPENAMKELQEIMRGKRSLKELNETDRPIQFHHTIDEINEDTLKNSNITGTLGVRKVDPAVKASRRSDNKIETSHNADQDVALANEKMHNIVNYTQNVKDKELSKIVVNELKKGEETIGDPKAPVASNITFTPEKDTLTAMAYIAGNLLNKLWNLERDSTDDSIETDNMKNQKIADLLDLFKEPLTYRQEVFLKDALEHLSEAVHKNKDNKHFSLCETVDEMKKDIVGDDKIQEVKKEEKKLSKNLKSADNALSKLIEVLDLIKKYEVVQTNLQSIKHPKDISTLSTETPYLRTDKNDSSSLNLFGNILEKITNLLMPNNKRMKNKIRNQNILRNAHNLEEDVKKTFNINVDGMKLTAADKLIMDYINRLQSNPCPLSNQQEDKSIRNKQSDILLNLSEFFKIKSYSDLMNIVDPKLQKTSTQPTPTTVKYLESRRTSENNTSTDIENNNTLSLNDKLKLHLKAIVNDLIELQNEKGKNIKSGDFNITDALPCILKIINQEKNQLKGTKYYTQSALLNKIKSVLEAVKKDIREMPQSRRSMNTGPRPKSVVVWERVVKNLDQNPQSSRRFFKIVKPQSYEVVKKMIDNVESNSSNTYKSVALSKDIPAADKLLFLKTLSMETINYAAIIGKLLVLNREKKLPEKDLDDLFEFVDTATTNLDLNTKVVRDLDKPKQKRFNVLPNNKQASKTNKMSDINDSFKLNSELTITQLITNRVKQYMKMKESEKATEDMGYNIAQRILSNLERGSERLARELYKILIETSQREKSAPGKYINHNLRQFEQ
- the LOC133529961 gene encoding uncharacterized protein LOC133529961 isoform X4, producing the protein MQHKLLCLVVVVALVFIHVEADLLWHNDEIPYESKAKCRRGFSYYSNSISANDTDIDVPDDVNSLLDYTDHDICFFCVCSASARLVHCIPRDPWFCEHYRTIRQRGAMREYYAKLFQQDRPSYFRTLSFRLRRTMDWGLIDMIDIAQKGQRRPSCIPYVSEYSDCSEYTTCRGCNQCRCSSEGEWVCYKKKNTCTEDSELEIFEDGTEDNVVGTILQELAHQERDDRSKKRPTHLAPLPEKRQRATESPVLDFDPENAMKELQEIMRGKRSLKELNETDRPIQFHHTIDEINEDTLKNSNITGTLGVRKVDPAVKASRRSGLFVNSTSDPLHIEYNHPTIYNNHITDNKIETSHNADQDVALANEKMHNIVNYTQNVKDKELSKIVVNELKKGEETIGDPKAPVASNITFTPEKDTLTAMAYIAGNLLNKLWNLERDSTDDSIETDNMKNQKIADLLDLFKEPLTYRQEVFLKDALEHLSEAVHKNKDNKHFSLCETVDEMKKDIVGDDKIQEVKKEEKKLSKNLKSADNALSKLIEVLDLIKKYEVVQTNLQSIKHPKDISTLSTETPYLRTDKNDSSSLNLFGNILEKITNLLMPNNKRMKNKIRNQNILRNAHNLEEDVKKTFNINVDGMKLTAADKLIMDYINRLQSNPCPLSNQQEDKSIRNKQSDILLNLSEFFKIKSYSDLMNIVDPKLQKTSTQPTPTTVKYLESRRTSENNTSTDIENNNTLSLNDKLKLHLKAIVNDLIELQNEKGKNIKSGDFNITDALPCILKIINQEKNQLKGTKYYTQSALLNKIKSVLEAVKKDIREMPQSRRSMNTGPRPKSVVVWERVVKNLDQNPQSSRRFFKIVKPQSYEVVKKMIDNVESNSSNTYKSVALSKDIPAADKLLFLKTLSMETINYAAIIGKLLVLNREKKLPEKDLDDLFEFVDTATTNLDLNTKVVRDLDKPKQKRFNVLPNNKQASKTNKMSDINDSFKLNSELTITQLITNRVKQYMKMKESEKATEDMGYNIAQRILSNLERGSERLARELYKILIETSQREKSAPGKYINHNLRQFEQ
- the LOC133529961 gene encoding uncharacterized protein LOC133529961 isoform X2, whose translation is MQHKLLCLVVVVALVFIHVEAGMELKRLDDDEENELESEKHTNLGDHDEENEQDIEKTEDINEDMDPALSASNEEIEQEINTQNWGNDIEQNKREHEPPINTNRGLDFEPMKPDVAKQRGLKCVPGRTVVRMERKQVNQKVDDDDDYRRTHMNWQEDKTKEDCKICTCSIEGKDEYCSGRPARNLNECLVLARLSEELGSNMPFSHERELSNMIRRYGAQKGQRRPSCIPYVSEYSDCSEYTTCRGCNQCRCSSEGEWVCYKKKNTCTEDSELEIFEDGTEDNVVGTILQELAHQERDDRSKKRPTHLAPLPEKRQRATESPVLDFDPENAMKELQEIMRGKRSLKELNETDRPIQFHHTIDEINEDTLKNSNITGTLGVRKVDPAVKASRRSGLFVNSTSDPLHIEYNHPTIYNNHITDNKIETSHNADQDVALANEKMHNIVNYTQNVKDKELSKIVVNELKKGEETIGDPKAPVASNITFTPEKDTLTAMAYIAGNLLNKLWNLERDSTDDSIETDNMKNQKIADLLDLFKEPLTYRQEVFLKDALEHLSEAVHKNKDNKHFSLCETVDEMKKDIVGDDKIQEVKKEEKKLSKNLKSADNALSKLIEVLDLIKKYEVVQTNLQSIKHPKDISTLSTETPYLRTDKNDSSSLNLFGNILEKITNLLMPNNKRMKNKIRNQNILRNAHNLEEDVKKTFNINVDGMKLTAADKLIMDYINRLQSNPCPLSNQQEDKSIRNKQSDILLNLSEFFKIKSYSDLMNIVDPKLQKTSTQPTPTTVKYLESRRTSENNTSTDIENNNTLSLNDKLKLHLKAIVNDLIELQNEKGKNIKSGDFNITDALPCILKIINQEKNQLKGTKYYTQSALLNKIKSVLEAVKKDIREMPQSRRSMNTGPRPKSVVVWERVVKNLDQNPQSSRRFFKIVKPQSYEVVKKMIDNVESNSSNTYKSVALSKDIPAADKLLFLKTLSMETINYAAIIGKLLVLNREKKLPEKDLDDLFEFVDTATTNLDLNTKVVRDLDKPKQKRFNVLPNNKQASKTNKMSDINDSFKLNSELTITQLITNRVKQYMKMKESEKATEDMGYNIAQRILSNLERGSERLARELYKILIETSQREKSAPGKYINHNLRQFEQ
- the LOC133529961 gene encoding uncharacterized protein LOC133529961 isoform X1 — encoded protein: MQHKLLCLVVVVALVFIHVEAGLDPDNSMELKRLDDDEENELESEKHTNLGDHDEENEQDIEKTEDINEDMDPALSASNEEIEQEINTQNWGNDIEQNKREHEPPINTNRGLDFEPMKPDVAKQRGLKCVPGRTVVRMERKQVNQKVDDDDDYRRTHMNWQEDKTKEDCKICTCSIEGKDEYCSGRPARNLNECLVLARLSEELGSNMPFSHERELSNMIRRYGAQKGQRRPSCIPYVSEYSDCSEYTTCRGCNQCRCSSEGEWVCYKKKNTCTEDSELEIFEDGTEDNVVGTILQELAHQERDDRSKKRPTHLAPLPEKRQRATESPVLDFDPENAMKELQEIMRGKRSLKELNETDRPIQFHHTIDEINEDTLKNSNITGTLGVRKVDPAVKASRRSGLFVNSTSDPLHIEYNHPTIYNNHITDNKIETSHNADQDVALANEKMHNIVNYTQNVKDKELSKIVVNELKKGEETIGDPKAPVASNITFTPEKDTLTAMAYIAGNLLNKLWNLERDSTDDSIETDNMKNQKIADLLDLFKEPLTYRQEVFLKDALEHLSEAVHKNKDNKHFSLCETVDEMKKDIVGDDKIQEVKKEEKKLSKNLKSADNALSKLIEVLDLIKKYEVVQTNLQSIKHPKDISTLSTETPYLRTDKNDSSSLNLFGNILEKITNLLMPNNKRMKNKIRNQNILRNAHNLEEDVKKTFNINVDGMKLTAADKLIMDYINRLQSNPCPLSNQQEDKSIRNKQSDILLNLSEFFKIKSYSDLMNIVDPKLQKTSTQPTPTTVKYLESRRTSENNTSTDIENNNTLSLNDKLKLHLKAIVNDLIELQNEKGKNIKSGDFNITDALPCILKIINQEKNQLKGTKYYTQSALLNKIKSVLEAVKKDIREMPQSRRSMNTGPRPKSVVVWERVVKNLDQNPQSSRRFFKIVKPQSYEVVKKMIDNVESNSSNTYKSVALSKDIPAADKLLFLKTLSMETINYAAIIGKLLVLNREKKLPEKDLDDLFEFVDTATTNLDLNTKVVRDLDKPKQKRFNVLPNNKQASKTNKMSDINDSFKLNSELTITQLITNRVKQYMKMKESEKATEDMGYNIAQRILSNLERGSERLARELYKILIETSQREKSAPGKYINHNLRQFEQ